In Cryptomeria japonica chromosome 10, Sugi_1.0, whole genome shotgun sequence, a genomic segment contains:
- the LOC131048822 gene encoding heat shock cognate 70 kDa protein: MDRAGKDKAIGIDLGTTYSCVGVWQHDRIEIIANDQGNRTTPSMVAFTPDERLVGDAAKFQISTNPTNTVFDTKRLIGRRYTDPFVQSDKQLWPFTIVPGKNDKPMIEVTFKGEKRLFAAEEISSMVLLKMKMTAEQYLQCDVKNAVITVPAYFNDSQKRATKDAGKIAGLDVMRIINEPTAAALTYVFASLEEGKRNILVFDLGGGTFDVSIVTVERGEVEVKAVGGDMHLGGQDFDNNMLNYCVQLFNKKYKMDMSTSPKALRRLRSECERAKRSLSSAIETVIDIDCLYEGQDFHTNIRRAKFEELNADLFDKCMQLVEQCMEDSKLNKDQIHDIVLVGGSSRIPKVQELLSQYFKGKELCKSVNPDEAVAYGAALQAAGLNKENINLVLIDVTPLSLGIEVNNGVMTVVIPRNTPIPTSKETTATTARDNQTSAKISIYEGERSLVAHNNLLGEFGLDEIPPARCMVPQIRVCFQVDVEGILRVSAKDMGTGLNNQITVTNERERLSKEEIDRMVADAVIFRKEDEEAAKKHIAKNNLDCFVCNMKNRVTEAREKGTMQKSPAKGIMRALNNAKRWLDGNDSSEIHELQAKLNELTLKCKPLT, translated from the coding sequence ATGGACAGAGCGGGCAAAGATAAGGCTATTGGCATTGATCTCGGGACAACTTACAGCTGTGTGGGAGTGTGGCAGCATGACAGAATTGAAATTATTGCTAATGACCAAGGAAACAGAACCACTCCCTCCATGGTTGCTTTCACCCCTGACGAAAGACTTGTTGGAGATGCTGCCAAATTCCAGATTTCAACTAATCCTACCAACACTGTGTTTGACACCAAGAGACTCATTGGAAGGAGATATACCGACCCCTTTGTGCAGTCTGACAAACAATTGTGGCCATTCACCATCGTTCCTGGTAAGAATGATAAACCTATGATTGAAGTGACTTTTAAAGGTGAGAAAAGACTATTTGCAGCTGAGGAAATCTCGTCCATGGTGTTGTTGAAAATGAAGATGACAGCTGAACAATACCTCCAGTGTGATGTAAAGAATGCTGTGATTACTGTGCCTGCTTATTTTAATGATTCGCAGAAGCGAGCAACTAAAGATGCCGGTAAGATTGCAGGGCTTGATGTCATGCGGATCATCAATGAACCCACGGCTGCAGCATTAACTTATGTCTTTGCTTCATTGGAGGAAGGAAAAAGAAACATTCTAGTTTTTGACCTTGGAGGAGGTACCTTTGACGTATCTATTGTTACAGTTGAAAGGGGTGAGGTTGAAGTAAAAGCTGTTGGAGGGGACATGCATTTGGGAGGCCAGGATTTTGACAATAATATGCTCAATTATTGTGTTCAGCTgttcaacaaaaaatataaaatggaTATGAGTACTAGTCCCAAAGCTCTTCGGCGACTACGCTCAGAGTGCGAGAGAGCAAAAAGAAGTTTGTCTTCGGCAATAGAGACTGTAATTGACATAGATTGCCTCTATGAAGGGCAAGATTTCCACACAAACATCAGGAGGGCAAAGTTTGAGGAGCTCAATGCGGACCTTTTTGACAAATGCATGCAATTAGTGGAGCAATGCATGGAAGACTCCAAACTGAACAAAGACCAAATCCACGACATTGTTTTAGTAGGAGGTTCTTCACGAATACCCAAGGTCCAGGAATTGCTAAGTCAATACTTCAAGGGAAAGGAGCTCTGCAAAAGTGTAAATCCAGACGAGGCAGTGGCTTACGGTGCAGCTTTGCAGGCAGCTGGGCTGAACAAGGAAAATATCAACTTAGTGTTGATAGACGTGACTCCTTTGAGTCTTGGAATTGAAGTCAACAATGGTGTCATGACAGTAGTAATTCCTCGCAATACTCCAATTCCTACTTCGAAAGAGACAACTGCCACCACAGCGCGTGACAACCAGACAAGTGCAAAAATTTCAATTTATGAAGGCGAGAGATCTTTGGTTGCACACAACAATTTACTGGGTGAATTTGGCCTCGATGAGATTCCACCTGCCCGGTGTATGGTGCCACAGATACGAGTTTGCTTTCAAGTGGATGTAGAGGGAATTCTTAGGGTCTCTGCCAAGGACATGGGAACAGGGTTAAACAATCAGATTACTGTTACAAATGAGCGTGAGAGACTGAGCAAGGAGGAGATAGATAGAATGGTGGCTGATGCAGTGATATTCCGAAAAGAGGACGAAGAAGCAGCAAAGAAGCATATTGCTAAAAACAATCTGGACTGTTTTGTTTGTAACATGAAAAACAGGGTGACAGAGGCTAGGGAGAAAGGGACCATGCAGAAAAGTCCTGCTAAAGGTATCATGCGGGCCTTGAATAATGCTAAGCGATGGTTGGACGGTAATGACTCCTCAGAAATTCATGAATTACAAGCCAAATTGAATGAATTGACGCTGAAATGCAAACCCTTAACATAA